One Nocardia iowensis DNA window includes the following coding sequences:
- a CDS encoding LamG-like jellyroll fold domain-containing protein gives MISYPAALDRMAGTLTTPFAAGADRLALPFVPGEQSRETRFAAYDFGEHRARFGTDPRVRYIVTAREDIPVEVTMTVRYRSSGSSNASLSFAIPAGTPAGTSLLVPLGVDAATAVLQSVSVEVPQGEPPQGVRGVFRFTALLGDLAALLWVLGGERDVLAAQLNQVRGQRNVAAAVGLSLDLIGSDLGIPRFPPLPYGFAPDTIALYHLEDKVETPTVVDAMTLYTGVGHPGSRTNATPGADGRFGSGMGFVYGQSEITVPDHADFALAAADSFTAECFVRPAPGEWRGAVLSKHTDMLDPVKPGWGLHIGNFRGLDRNVWFLLSDGAIRTELFADVSLDTDRFHHLAGVLDRDRGLARLFVNGELAATQATTVGALTNTAPLRIGFSDNTGGGFSSGFYGTLDEVRISRRALTSFAPVLGEDDTSYRHRLALFRRWNLPTPANIKDALNDIVGEINGVPRPITVSDAFVRSPVGSHTVTIRPVALRPGETIDARGRRGTTESEICGTIADDQFDPRWLVAYDNDRPAFTGGERRIRQPMRRNLEALVRLVQPDDVLPDIRLSVALYDPKAADLRAVGRAVILRHPRIPADRLAALAHRAGFSWVQHRAGSADVYASIADTSSIEITGPLPGNWYGKDIPVDNPIPLDIAPPPPGDSLLRWSVLQAGPGRAELLGPVTGKRIELRGRHTGEVTVKVEARLGGKTYSATRKLSMGPVQLDAGQTIGADGSTGVDASIAGGPGDGAYSPEYLVTVDDPTLEVATPGINRMQANVADCLGRLLAGVFPPQPTQVRLVEGWNANGTGLDRVGRELALAPTAEAPMSLATLGVLAHGAGFDHVENTGTVVRVRHRAGEHVEVGGPAEVDEGSTTSFAMPQHGNPVGAVRAGSALATVNRGRSTVSLLDSATGALLGTVPVAGSPIGIAANANGGTVYTASSTDRTVTAVDVATAKVVAVGPALAAAPVAMVAHPSKPWLVILLPTQVVIVDTSSLAVVKQLTIPDASTGKLLALNPSGTTAWVACTDRTLRSVAVEEGTWGAAPALPAVPLALAVSGTRVYVTANRSLLVLDSANGTVTRSFDDLDLFPSRLHVDESAGAVYVGAWFDKGVERRNAAGERQGFVATPGAPVAILGSGASVFAVLRGEPHSGGIDAVATLTTGPTLRITALWPLAPVGGRRLEWSVRTADEAKAHLDGSTGELAKLTATSAGAVQVRARARVDGNPPYTVRIGLDQALLDMEQAGTPVVIRRGQYERIMNVLNELHPVGVEFETSVIRSHVLELKAGQLELFPAYTYPTYRLRGQHIARPIGKD, from the coding sequence ATGATCAGCTATCCAGCCGCGCTCGACCGGATGGCGGGCACGCTCACCACCCCATTCGCCGCCGGTGCCGATCGGCTCGCGCTGCCCTTCGTCCCCGGTGAACAGAGTCGCGAGACCAGGTTCGCTGCCTACGATTTCGGGGAGCACCGGGCGCGGTTCGGCACCGATCCACGGGTGCGGTACATCGTCACAGCGCGGGAAGATATCCCCGTCGAGGTCACGATGACGGTTCGCTACCGGTCGTCGGGATCGTCGAACGCCAGTCTCTCCTTTGCCATCCCGGCCGGCACCCCGGCGGGCACGTCGCTTCTCGTCCCGCTCGGCGTCGATGCCGCGACCGCGGTGCTGCAGAGCGTCTCAGTGGAGGTGCCGCAGGGAGAGCCGCCACAAGGCGTTCGGGGCGTGTTCCGGTTCACCGCGTTGCTCGGTGATCTCGCGGCGCTGCTGTGGGTGCTCGGCGGCGAACGGGATGTGCTTGCCGCGCAGCTGAATCAAGTGCGCGGACAGCGCAATGTCGCCGCGGCCGTCGGGCTTTCGCTCGATCTCATCGGCTCCGATCTCGGCATCCCACGATTCCCGCCGCTGCCCTACGGCTTCGCGCCGGACACGATCGCGCTTTATCACCTCGAGGACAAGGTCGAGACGCCGACGGTGGTGGACGCGATGACCCTCTACACCGGGGTGGGCCATCCAGGCAGCAGGACCAACGCCACACCCGGCGCGGACGGTCGTTTCGGGTCCGGCATGGGCTTCGTGTACGGCCAGTCCGAGATCACCGTCCCCGATCACGCTGATTTCGCCCTGGCCGCCGCCGACAGCTTTACCGCCGAATGCTTTGTCCGGCCCGCCCCCGGCGAGTGGCGCGGGGCGGTGCTCTCGAAACACACCGACATGCTCGACCCGGTAAAGCCGGGCTGGGGCTTGCATATCGGGAACTTTCGCGGGCTCGACCGCAATGTCTGGTTCCTGTTGTCGGACGGGGCGATTCGGACCGAGCTGTTCGCCGACGTGTCCCTCGACACCGACAGGTTTCATCACCTCGCCGGGGTCCTCGATCGCGACCGCGGGCTGGCTCGGCTGTTCGTGAACGGCGAACTCGCGGCGACGCAGGCGACCACCGTCGGGGCGCTGACCAACACCGCGCCGCTGCGGATCGGTTTCAGCGACAACACGGGTGGCGGCTTCAGCAGCGGTTTCTACGGCACGCTCGACGAGGTCCGGATCTCCCGGCGGGCGCTGACCTCGTTCGCCCCTGTGCTCGGCGAGGACGACACGAGCTATCGGCACCGCCTTGCGCTGTTCCGGCGGTGGAACCTGCCGACACCGGCGAATATCAAGGACGCGTTGAACGACATCGTCGGTGAAATCAACGGCGTTCCGCGCCCGATCACCGTGTCCGATGCGTTCGTCCGGTCGCCTGTCGGCTCGCATACCGTCACTATCCGACCGGTGGCCCTCCGGCCCGGCGAGACAATCGACGCTCGGGGGCGAAGGGGCACAACGGAATCCGAGATCTGCGGCACGATCGCCGACGATCAGTTCGATCCGCGGTGGCTGGTGGCCTACGACAACGACCGGCCCGCCTTCACCGGCGGCGAGCGCCGGATTCGCCAGCCCATGCGGCGGAACCTGGAGGCACTGGTCCGGCTGGTGCAACCCGACGACGTGCTGCCCGACATCCGGCTGAGTGTCGCCCTGTACGACCCGAAAGCCGCCGACCTACGTGCCGTCGGGCGCGCGGTGATACTGCGGCATCCCAGGATTCCGGCGGACCGGCTCGCCGCCCTGGCTCACCGGGCTGGCTTCTCCTGGGTGCAGCACCGTGCGGGCAGTGCCGATGTCTATGCCTCGATCGCCGATACCTCGTCGATCGAGATCACCGGTCCGCTGCCGGGGAACTGGTACGGCAAGGACATCCCGGTCGACAACCCGATCCCGCTCGACATCGCACCGCCGCCGCCGGGCGACAGCCTGTTGCGTTGGTCCGTGCTGCAGGCGGGGCCGGGACGCGCTGAGCTGCTCGGGCCGGTCACCGGCAAGCGGATCGAACTGCGCGGACGGCATACCGGCGAAGTCACCGTGAAAGTGGAGGCCCGGCTCGGCGGCAAAACCTATTCCGCGACACGCAAATTGAGTATGGGGCCGGTGCAGCTCGACGCCGGGCAAACGATCGGGGCGGACGGTTCGACCGGCGTCGACGCGTCGATTGCCGGTGGGCCGGGTGACGGCGCGTACTCGCCGGAGTATCTGGTCACCGTCGACGATCCGACGCTCGAGGTCGCGACCCCCGGGATCAACCGGATGCAGGCGAATGTCGCGGACTGCCTCGGGCGGCTACTCGCGGGCGTATTTCCGCCGCAGCCGACACAGGTCAGGCTGGTCGAGGGCTGGAATGCCAATGGCACCGGTCTGGACCGGGTCGGCCGCGAGCTCGCCCTCGCCCCGACGGCGGAGGCGCCGATGTCGCTGGCCACCTTGGGCGTACTGGCACACGGAGCCGGTTTCGACCACGTCGAGAACACCGGCACGGTGGTGCGGGTCAGGCATCGGGCAGGCGAACACGTCGAGGTCGGCGGACCGGCCGAGGTGGACGAAGGCAGCACGACGTCGTTCGCGATGCCGCAGCACGGCAACCCGGTGGGCGCGGTCCGGGCGGGATCCGCGCTCGCCACCGTGAACCGGGGTAGATCGACAGTGTCCTTGCTGGACAGCGCAACCGGTGCGTTGCTCGGCACCGTCCCGGTAGCCGGGTCGCCAATCGGTATCGCCGCGAACGCGAACGGCGGGACGGTGTATACCGCGAGCAGCACCGACCGCACGGTCACCGCCGTCGACGTGGCGACCGCGAAGGTCGTGGCCGTCGGTCCCGCGCTCGCCGCGGCCCCGGTCGCCATGGTGGCGCACCCGAGCAAGCCGTGGTTGGTGATACTGCTGCCCACGCAGGTCGTCATCGTCGACACGAGCTCGTTGGCGGTCGTCAAGCAACTGACGATCCCCGATGCGAGTACCGGAAAGCTCTTGGCGCTCAACCCGTCCGGGACGACCGCGTGGGTCGCGTGCACGGACAGGACGCTGCGCAGCGTCGCCGTCGAGGAGGGCACTTGGGGTGCGGCACCCGCACTGCCCGCCGTCCCGCTGGCGCTGGCGGTAAGCGGCACCCGGGTCTACGTGACGGCCAATCGTTCGCTGCTGGTGCTCGATTCGGCGAACGGGACGGTGACCCGGAGCTTCGACGACCTGGATCTTTTCCCGTCCCGGCTGCACGTGGACGAGTCCGCGGGTGCCGTGTACGTCGGCGCGTGGTTCGACAAGGGCGTCGAGCGCAGGAACGCGGCGGGGGAGCGGCAGGGCTTCGTCGCGACCCCGGGTGCGCCCGTCGCCATCCTCGGCTCGGGCGCTTCGGTTTTCGCTGTGCTCCGTGGCGAGCCGCACAGCGGGGGAATCGATGCGGTCGCCACGCTGACAACCGGCCCCACCCTCCGTATCACGGCGCTGTGGCCACTGGCCCCCGTCGGCGGCCGACGCCTCGAATGGTCGGTGCGAACGGCCGACGAGGCGAAGGCCCATCTCGACGGTTCCACCGGTGAACTCGCGAAGCTCACCGCGACCAGCGCAGGCGCCGTGCAGGTTCGGGCCCGCGCACGGGTCGACGGCAATCCGCCCTACACCGTTCGGATCGGTCTCGATCAGGCCCTGCTCGATATGGAGCAGGCGGGCACACCGGTGGTGATCCGGCGGGGCCAATACGAACGAATCATGAATGTGCTCAACGAATTACACCCGGTGGGCGTGGAATTCGAAACCAGCGTGATCCGGTCCCATGTGCTGGAACTCAAAGCGGGGCAACTGGAGCTCTTCCCCGCCTACACCTACCCCACTTATCGGCTGCGTGGTCAGCACATCGCGCGCCCCATCGGAAAGGACTGA
- a CDS encoding baseplate J/gp47 family protein, whose translation MTQFGVTRDGFVLKGLAEILRAAQRRAVDVFGPEIDLSSTSVLTKLLQATSDEDAELWKRLEDVYYGQFASTASGDDLNLLGADIGLERNHLFAEGDAQLEIVGAEPGRSYLLPEGTVLLDNLPTPNAFYLTAPVTLSAKSPVATVRARAFVAGGRADIEPEQLVGVDPDYLRTQLHFPTTVTVTATNPSAFAGGADTEDDTAYRARQLGFPRDMWTLQSVRAAALRVRGVVDVLLSDSLGGTDVTQSFFDQFNFGERTFSGERKFGEPYFFDVVVAHEFARPWRTTGPVVGIYEQVKAEVDRVRPVGIYPNIVEADHIEVGLRATVVIEPGQDPKSLRAALLDRLSSNLDVLRLGSDVVFSQVMCVLVDQPGVLDVRDLRLRRFPPTLGRITFGAELFQAEPIEVGFGENLTLGPTEIAQFRQDSLLVDMQVVGQ comes from the coding sequence TGCTCAAGGGCCTTGCCGAGATCCTGCGAGCGGCCCAGCGGCGAGCGGTCGATGTGTTCGGTCCCGAGATCGACCTGTCCAGTACCAGTGTGCTGACCAAACTGTTGCAGGCGACCTCCGATGAAGACGCCGAGCTGTGGAAACGGCTGGAGGACGTCTACTACGGCCAGTTCGCCTCTACCGCCTCCGGCGACGATCTGAATCTGCTCGGTGCGGACATCGGGCTGGAGCGCAACCATCTGTTCGCCGAGGGCGATGCGCAGTTGGAAATCGTCGGTGCCGAGCCCGGCCGCAGCTACCTGTTGCCGGAAGGCACGGTGCTGTTGGACAACCTGCCGACACCCAACGCCTTCTACCTCACGGCACCGGTGACACTGAGTGCGAAGTCGCCCGTCGCGACGGTGCGTGCGCGCGCCTTCGTGGCGGGTGGCCGAGCCGATATCGAACCGGAGCAGCTCGTCGGCGTGGACCCCGACTACCTGCGCACGCAACTGCACTTCCCGACGACGGTGACCGTCACCGCGACCAATCCGAGCGCCTTCGCGGGCGGCGCCGATACCGAGGACGACACCGCCTACCGGGCAAGGCAACTCGGCTTTCCCCGTGACATGTGGACGCTGCAGAGCGTGCGGGCGGCCGCGCTCCGGGTGCGCGGTGTTGTCGATGTGCTGTTGTCGGATTCGCTCGGTGGCACCGATGTCACGCAGAGCTTCTTCGACCAATTCAACTTCGGCGAGCGCACTTTCAGCGGTGAACGAAAGTTCGGCGAACCCTATTTCTTCGATGTCGTTGTCGCGCACGAGTTCGCGCGGCCCTGGCGGACGACCGGACCGGTCGTCGGCATCTACGAACAGGTCAAGGCGGAGGTCGACCGGGTACGGCCGGTCGGCATCTACCCGAACATCGTCGAGGCCGACCACATCGAGGTCGGACTGCGTGCGACCGTCGTCATCGAGCCGGGTCAGGATCCGAAGTCCCTGCGCGCGGCCCTGCTCGATCGCCTCTCGAGCAATCTCGATGTGCTGCGACTCGGCAGTGACGTGGTGTTCTCCCAGGTGATGTGCGTGCTGGTCGATCAGCCGGGTGTGCTGGATGTCCGCGACCTCCGCCTGCGGCGCTTCCCACCGACGCTGGGTCGAATCACCTTCGGCGCGGAGCTGTTCCAGGCCGAGCCCATCGAGGTCGGGTTCGGCGAGAACCTGACGCTCGGGCCCACCGAGATCGCGCAGTTCCGGCAGGACAGTTTGCTCGTCGACATGCAGGTGGTGGGTCAATGA